GACGGGCAACTGGCTGCCCGTCGGTAGTTGGTCCGTAACTTGCTGCACCTTGGCCTGGATGTTGGCCAGGGCAGAACTCGGCGGGGTGCCCAGCTGCATGTATACGGTAATGGTCGACGTGCCTTCGGAGCTGTTCGATGTGAGATAGTCGATGTGCGGCGCGCTGGCGATCACCTTTTCCAGACGCGTGGTCACGAAGCCCTGCACGGTAGCTGGGCTCGCCCCAGGATAGGCGGTGGTGATGGTGACTACGGTGTTGGTCAAGGCTGGATACTGGCGTACCGTCATCATCAGGAAGGCGTGCAGGCCCAGCAGAAAAATCACCAGATTTAGTGCCGTGGCCATTACTGGCCGGCGAACGAAAATTTCCGTAAATCGCATAAGATGGCCTCAGTGTGCCGCGGCGACGCTGACCGGCGCGTCGTTGGTCAATTTGACCTGTCCAGCGGTGACGACGAGCTCGCCGGCCTTCAGGCCCTTGATGATAGCGATCTGACCATCGCGCTCTTCGCCTGTTTGCACCACGCGCTGCACGGCAATCTGGCTCTTTTTGCCATCCACCGTTTTATTTTCGACGACATAGACGAAGTTGCCATAGGTGTTGTAGGTGATGGCTGCGATGGGCACCGTCAATACCTTCTGGGTTACGGCACGGACCACCGTGACGTTGCCAAACATTCCCGGACGCAGGACCTGCTTGGGATTGTTCAGGGTTGCCTGAACCTCGACCTGCCGCGTCTGTGCATTGATGGCGGAGCCCAGCGCCGTAATCTTGCCGGTGAATATCTGGCTGCCAGTGGCGTCCGAGCGAAATTGTACTGGAGTTCCGACCTGCAGTTCCGGGAGATTACTCTGCGGCAGGGTAAAATCGACGTACAGCGGATCCCAGCTCTGCAAATCGGCAATGGCGGTACCCGGCGTCACATACTGCCCCACATTCACCTTGCGAATCCCGATATGACCGCTGAAAGGTGCGGTGATGGCAAGCTTGTGCAAGGTCGCCTCATCATTTTGCAGGGTGGCCTGGTCAACGGCGTAGGTGGCCTGTGCCTGATCGAGCTGTGCCTGGCTCGCTGCCTTGTCGGCAATCAAGGTTTGCGTGCGCTTGAGGTTGACCTCGGCGAGATGCAGATTGGCGCGGTCCACCGCCAGTTGCGCCAGCTGGTTGCTGTTGTCGATCTGCACCAGAAGCTGCCCGGCCTGTACGACAGAGCCCGAGTGAAAATGGATGGCAGTGACGTTACCGGCGATCTGCGTGCTCAGTTCTGTGCCCTGAACGGCGCTGAGGGAGGCGACCGCCTGCAGCTCAGGATGCCACTCCTGTTCCCGCACCTTTTCTGCAGAAACGGAGTACACCGGTTTGGGCGCGTTGGCGATGGCCTTGGCAATCATCTGGTTGACGAAGGCCTTGAAGCCAAAGATGCCGCCAAAGAGGATGACCAAACCAAGAATGACGATAGCGTAGGCTTTTTTCATTGTGGATCTCCGGAGCGTTTGACCGGGGGATGGGAAACTTCCTGCAGCTTGGGTGCCCCTTTGCCGGGCTCATGCCACCAACCGCCGCCAATGGCGACGAGCAGGGCGGCCGTATCCTGATACCGCTGGGATTCCGCCTGCACTACGGCAATCCTGGCACTGTTGTACTGAATCTCGCTGGTCAGCAGGGTGAGATAGTCACTGGCACCGCTGCGATAGCTCACCTCGCTCAGGTGCAAGGCTTTCCGCGCCGCCTCGAGCGCTGCCTGCTGTGCGCGCAGGGTTTCGGCATCGCGCTGCAAGGCGCGCAAGGCGTTGGCCACTTGACCGAAGGCACCGAGCACGGTGGTTCGGTATTCCTGAAAGGTCACCTCATAGGCGGCCTTGGCCTCGGACTCCTGTGCGCGCAGCTTGCCACCCTCAAAAATGGGTTGCGATAGGCTGCCCACCAGGCTCCAGATACTGCTGACCGGATCGAAAAACAGTCCCGGATGGGCCGCTGTGGAGCCAATAGCGGCGCTGAGCTGAACGGTCGGGAAGAACTGCGCCTTCGCTTCGCCGACGGTGGCATTGGCGGCCTTCATTTGTGCCAGTGCTGCCTGTATGTCCGGTCTTTGCTTGAGCAAAGTGGAGGGCAGGCTCACCGGAATCTGCTCCGGCAGGGTAATCTGATCCAGGTGCAGTTCGGGAATCCTGGCCTGTCCGGGAAATTCGCCCAGTAGCGTTGCCAATTGATGATCGTAGACGGTAAGTTGCTGTTGCAGGGGCGGCAGTTTCGCCTCCTGGCTGGCCAGTTGACTGGCCTGGGTGACGACCGTGTTGTCGTCGATTGCGCCGGCTTGATATTGCAACTGGGTCAAATGTAGTAGTTTTTTCTCGCGTACGACGATTTCCTGCGTCGCGGCAATCTGCGCCCGCGTGGAAGCCGCGTCGATGGCGGTGGTGACGATGTTGCCGCTCAGTGTCAAGCGCGCAGCCTCCAGTTCCCAGCGCTGGTAGTCGACCAGGGCTTCACTGTTTTTGTAGACCAGACGATTCACACCAAAGATATCGGGATAATACGAGACCCCCAGGCTGCCAGTGACGAGAGAATAGCGGAAACCGCCCTTGCCACCACCGAAGGCCGCCGAAGATGCCTTGGCGCGGGTGGCTTGCAGGCTGCCGGTGACCTGAGGATAGAAAATGCTGGCGTTCACTCGTTCTTCCGCTTGCGCCTGTCGCAACTGGGCCTGTGCCTGCGCTACCGTTGGGCTGTTTTTCAGGCCGGTTTGCACCAGCTCGTTGATTTCCCGGGAGTGAAAGAGCTTCCACCATTCCTCGTCCAGCGCCTTGCCATAGACGAATTTCTGCGCAGTCCCCGCAACCCCTGCGGCCGATACCGTACCTTTGGGGTTGCCCGAGGCGGCATAGGGGATGTGATCGCCGGGGGTACTCGGCACGCGGAGCTTCGGCTCGAAGCTGCAGGCGGAAAGCCCCAGAGCCAAAGGCACAAGCAGTGCCAGGAACCGATAAGAGGGCAGGGAAGAGGACATGGGCGGGGACTCCAGGGGTTTAACCGACCGTTCGGTATAATGCGTACTGCCTCTGCTCTTGTCAATCCAAGGCGAATGATTTCAGAATGTAAAGGAGCTTGATTTTGCAGCGCAAGCAACGCATATTCCCGTACACCAAACTTGATGGTTTTTCGGAGCGTTCACTATGATTCGTCGTACCTTTCTCATCGGCCTTGCGGCCTCCAGTCTTGTGTTGCTTTCTCCCATGGCGATGGCGGAGCCGTCGGTGCCGCAGGTCATCCAGTCCATCCAGAGTGGTCAGTACGCAAAGGCGCAGCAGCAGCTTTCCGAGGTCCTTTCGGCGCACCCGAATTCCGCGCAGGCGCAGTATCTGGAGTCGCGGCTTCTGGCAAAGGAGGGCAAATGGCAGGAAGCGGCTGCCGCCCTGCAGCGGGCGAAGAGCCTCGACCCCAGCCTGTCTTTTGTGCAGCCCAAGGTGTTGGCCGGCTTTGAAAAGCAGTTGCAGCAAAAGGTCGGGAAAGCATCCTCCTCCACTGCAGCGGTCGGCGAGAAGACACATTCCCGACTGGGCGCAGCCATTGCCTGGTTTCTGGGCCTGATTGCCATCATCGCCGGGATTTCCTGGTTCCTGCGCCGCCGTCGGCAACAGCAGGCCATGGCCTACCGCCAGATGCAGCCCGGCTTTGGCAATATGGGCGGATTTCCGGGGCAGGGGACCTATGGTCCGCAGGGGCCTTACGGTCCTGCCGGGGCGCCACAAGGGGGCGGCATCGGTTCCGGTCTGGCCTCGGGTATTGCCACCGGAGTAGGTATCGGCGCGGGTATGGCAGCTGGTAATGCCTTGGCCGGTAGTCTCTTTGGTCACCACGATGCTGATACTGGCAGCAACGAGGCTGGCCAGAACGACCAGTTTGGTATGACCGACGCTTCCTGGGGTGGAGACGATTCTGCTGCGGGGGATTTCGGTATGGGTGGTGACGACGACAGCTGGGTGTAATGGCTGAGTGCTTGGCGGGCTTCGTCTTGCCAAGCATCATCCTCGACCAGTACCATTCAGCCTTTGCCGGTCTGCGCTGATATGGCTGGAGAGCAGTGATGTTTCACGGAAGTATGGTGGCGTTGATCACGCCAATGGATTCCAGCGGGGCCGTCGATGACCGCGCCCTGCGAGATCTGGTCGAATGGCACATTGCCGAAGGCACGCACGCGATCGTTGCCGTAGGTACGACCGGCGAGTCGGCAACGCTGACGGTCAAGGAGCATGTTGCCGTCATTCGCAGTGTGGTCGAGCAGGTGCACGGACGGATTCCCGTCATTGCCGGCACCGGTGCCAATGCTACGGCAGAGGCTATCGAACTCACTCGTGCGGCCATGGAAGTGCAGGCGGATGCCGCACTGCTGGTCAGCCCCTACTACAACAAACCGACGCAAGAAGGCCTCTTTCAGCATTACAGCGCCATTGCCGACGCCTGTCACTTCCCCATCATCCTCTACAATGTGCCCGGAAGGACTTCCGGCGACATCTTGCCGGAGACCGTGGCGCGGCTTGCTGAACGCCCCTGCATCGTCGGCGTCAAGGAGGCCAGTGGCAAGGTCGATCGCGTCGCGGAAATTCTGCATCTCTGTGCCGCCCGTGATGCCAGCATCGAGGTTTACAGCGGTGACGACGGCGCAGCTCTCGCAGCCATGGCAATTGGCGCACGCGGCGTGATTTCGGTCACCGCCAATATCGTCCCCAGAGCCATGGCGCAAATGATGGGTGCCGCCCTGGACGGAGATTTTGCCCGGGCGCGACGAATCAATGATGCACTGGTGCCGCTCCACCGCGATCTCTTCCTGGAATCCAACCCGATTCCGGCGAAATGGCTGCTTGCCGACATGCAGCGCGTAGGCCCCACCATCCGCCTGCCGCTCACCCCGCTCAGCGAGCCCCTGCACGCCCGTTTGCGTGCCGCTCTGGAGCATGCCAG
This sequence is a window from Acidithiobacillus sp. AMEEHan. Protein-coding genes within it:
- a CDS encoding efflux RND transporter periplasmic adaptor subunit, yielding MKKAYAIVILGLVILFGGIFGFKAFVNQMIAKAIANAPKPVYSVSAEKVREQEWHPELQAVASLSAVQGTELSTQIAGNVTAIHFHSGSVVQAGQLLVQIDNSNQLAQLAVDRANLHLAEVNLKRTQTLIADKAASQAQLDQAQATYAVDQATLQNDEATLHKLAITAPFSGHIGIRKVNVGQYVTPGTAIADLQSWDPLYVDFTLPQSNLPELQVGTPVQFRSDATGSQIFTGKITALGSAINAQTRQVEVQATLNNPKQVLRPGMFGNVTVVRAVTQKVLTVPIAAITYNTYGNFVYVVENKTVDGKKSQIAVQRVVQTGEERDGQIAIIKGLKAGELVVTAGQVKLTNDAPVSVAAAH
- a CDS encoding efflux transporter outer membrane subunit, with translation MSSSLPSYRFLALLVPLALGLSACSFEPKLRVPSTPGDHIPYAASGNPKGTVSAAGVAGTAQKFVYGKALDEEWWKLFHSREINELVQTGLKNSPTVAQAQAQLRQAQAEERVNASIFYPQVTGSLQATRAKASSAAFGGGKGGFRYSLVTGSLGVSYYPDIFGVNRLVYKNSEALVDYQRWELEAARLTLSGNIVTTAIDAASTRAQIAATQEIVVREKKLLHLTQLQYQAGAIDDNTVVTQASQLASQEAKLPPLQQQLTVYDHQLATLLGEFPGQARIPELHLDQITLPEQIPVSLPSTLLKQRPDIQAALAQMKAANATVGEAKAQFFPTVQLSAAIGSTAAHPGLFFDPVSSIWSLVGSLSQPIFEGGKLRAQESEAKAAYEVTFQEYRTTVLGAFGQVANALRALQRDAETLRAQQAALEAARKALHLSEVSYRSGASDYLTLLTSEIQYNSARIAVVQAESQRYQDTAALLVAIGGGWWHEPGKGAPKLQEVSHPPVKRSGDPQ
- a CDS encoding tetratricopeptide repeat protein, encoding MIRRTFLIGLAASSLVLLSPMAMAEPSVPQVIQSIQSGQYAKAQQQLSEVLSAHPNSAQAQYLESRLLAKEGKWQEAAAALQRAKSLDPSLSFVQPKVLAGFEKQLQQKVGKASSSTAAVGEKTHSRLGAAIAWFLGLIAIIAGISWFLRRRRQQQAMAYRQMQPGFGNMGGFPGQGTYGPQGPYGPAGAPQGGGIGSGLASGIATGVGIGAGMAAGNALAGSLFGHHDADTGSNEAGQNDQFGMTDASWGGDDSAAGDFGMGGDDDSWV
- the dapA gene encoding 4-hydroxy-tetrahydrodipicolinate synthase, translating into MFHGSMVALITPMDSSGAVDDRALRDLVEWHIAEGTHAIVAVGTTGESATLTVKEHVAVIRSVVEQVHGRIPVIAGTGANATAEAIELTRAAMEVQADAALLVSPYYNKPTQEGLFQHYSAIADACHFPIILYNVPGRTSGDILPETVARLAERPCIVGVKEASGKVDRVAEILHLCAARDASIEVYSGDDGAALAAMAIGARGVISVTANIVPRAMAQMMGAALDGDFARARRINDALVPLHRDLFLESNPIPAKWLLADMQRVGPTIRLPLTPLSEPLHARLRAALEHASNAPLSPAS